In a genomic window of Canis lupus familiaris isolate Mischka breed German Shepherd chromosome 28, alternate assembly UU_Cfam_GSD_1.0, whole genome shotgun sequence:
- the SMNDC1 gene encoding survival of motor neuron-related-splicing factor 30 isoform X1, whose amino-acid sequence MSPMSEDLAKQLASYKAQLQQVEAALSGNGENEDLLKLKKDLQEVIELTKDLLSTQPSETLASSDSFASTQPTHSWKVGDKCMAIWSEDGQCYEAEIEEIDEENGTAAITFAGYGNAEVTPLLNLKPVEEGRKAKEDSGNKPMSKKEMIAQQREYKKKKALKKAQRIKELEQEREDQKVKWQQFNNRAYSKNKKGQVKRSIFASPESVTGKVGVGTCGIADKPMTQYQDTSKYNVRHLMPQ is encoded by the exons ATGAGCCCG aTGTCAGAAGATCTAGCAAAGCAGTTGGCAAGCTACAAAGCTCAACTCCAGCAAGTTGAAGCTGCATTGTctggaaatggagaaaatgaagatttgctaaaattaaagaaagactTACAG gaagttATAGAACTAACCAAAGACCTTCTGTCAACTCAACCTTCTGAAACTCTTGCAAGTTCAGACAGTTTTGCATCTACTCAGCCCACTCATTCATGGAAAGTAGGAGACAAGTGTATGGCAATCTGGAGTGAAGACGGACA GTGTTATGAAGCGGAGATCGAGGAGATAGATGAAGAAAACGGCACTGCTGCAATCACCTTTGCTGGCTACGGCAATGCTGAAGTGACCCCACTGTTGAACCTCAAGCCtgtagaagaaggaaggaaggcaaaggAGGACAGTGGCAACAAACCCATGTCAAA aaaagaaatgattgcCCAGCAGCgtgaatataaaaagaagaaagctttgAAAAAAGCACAGAGAATAAAAGAACTTGAGCAGGAAAGAGAGGACCAAAAGGTTAAATGGCAACAGTTCAACAACAGAGcctattctaaaaacaaaaaaggccag GTAAAGAGGAGTATTTTTGCTTCACCTGAGAGTGTAACCGGCAAAGTTGGAGTAGGAACTTGTGGAATTGCTGATAAACCTATGACACAATATCAAGATACCTCTAAATACAATGTCAGGCATTTGATGCCTCAATAA
- the SMNDC1 gene encoding survival of motor neuron-related-splicing factor 30 isoform X2, translating to MSEDLAKQLASYKAQLQQVEAALSGNGENEDLLKLKKDLQEVIELTKDLLSTQPSETLASSDSFASTQPTHSWKVGDKCMAIWSEDGQCYEAEIEEIDEENGTAAITFAGYGNAEVTPLLNLKPVEEGRKAKEDSGNKPMSKKEMIAQQREYKKKKALKKAQRIKELEQEREDQKVKWQQFNNRAYSKNKKGQVKRSIFASPESVTGKVGVGTCGIADKPMTQYQDTSKYNVRHLMPQ from the exons aTGTCAGAAGATCTAGCAAAGCAGTTGGCAAGCTACAAAGCTCAACTCCAGCAAGTTGAAGCTGCATTGTctggaaatggagaaaatgaagatttgctaaaattaaagaaagactTACAG gaagttATAGAACTAACCAAAGACCTTCTGTCAACTCAACCTTCTGAAACTCTTGCAAGTTCAGACAGTTTTGCATCTACTCAGCCCACTCATTCATGGAAAGTAGGAGACAAGTGTATGGCAATCTGGAGTGAAGACGGACA GTGTTATGAAGCGGAGATCGAGGAGATAGATGAAGAAAACGGCACTGCTGCAATCACCTTTGCTGGCTACGGCAATGCTGAAGTGACCCCACTGTTGAACCTCAAGCCtgtagaagaaggaaggaaggcaaaggAGGACAGTGGCAACAAACCCATGTCAAA aaaagaaatgattgcCCAGCAGCgtgaatataaaaagaagaaagctttgAAAAAAGCACAGAGAATAAAAGAACTTGAGCAGGAAAGAGAGGACCAAAAGGTTAAATGGCAACAGTTCAACAACAGAGcctattctaaaaacaaaaaaggccag GTAAAGAGGAGTATTTTTGCTTCACCTGAGAGTGTAACCGGCAAAGTTGGAGTAGGAACTTGTGGAATTGCTGATAAACCTATGACACAATATCAAGATACCTCTAAATACAATGTCAGGCATTTGATGCCTCAATAA
- the SMNDC1 gene encoding survival of motor neuron-related-splicing factor 30 isoform X3, with translation MEVIELTKDLLSTQPSETLASSDSFASTQPTHSWKVGDKCMAIWSEDGQCYEAEIEEIDEENGTAAITFAGYGNAEVTPLLNLKPVEEGRKAKEDSGNKPMSKKEMIAQQREYKKKKALKKAQRIKELEQEREDQKVKWQQFNNRAYSKNKKGQVKRSIFASPESVTGKVGVGTCGIADKPMTQYQDTSKYNVRHLMPQ, from the exons ATG gaagttATAGAACTAACCAAAGACCTTCTGTCAACTCAACCTTCTGAAACTCTTGCAAGTTCAGACAGTTTTGCATCTACTCAGCCCACTCATTCATGGAAAGTAGGAGACAAGTGTATGGCAATCTGGAGTGAAGACGGACA GTGTTATGAAGCGGAGATCGAGGAGATAGATGAAGAAAACGGCACTGCTGCAATCACCTTTGCTGGCTACGGCAATGCTGAAGTGACCCCACTGTTGAACCTCAAGCCtgtagaagaaggaaggaaggcaaaggAGGACAGTGGCAACAAACCCATGTCAAA aaaagaaatgattgcCCAGCAGCgtgaatataaaaagaagaaagctttgAAAAAAGCACAGAGAATAAAAGAACTTGAGCAGGAAAGAGAGGACCAAAAGGTTAAATGGCAACAGTTCAACAACAGAGcctattctaaaaacaaaaaaggccag GTAAAGAGGAGTATTTTTGCTTCACCTGAGAGTGTAACCGGCAAAGTTGGAGTAGGAACTTGTGGAATTGCTGATAAACCTATGACACAATATCAAGATACCTCTAAATACAATGTCAGGCATTTGATGCCTCAATAA